Proteins co-encoded in one Acidisarcina sp. genomic window:
- a CDS encoding ABC transporter permease, with translation MFARLKQLLIKEFIQVFRDKRTRLLLIGPPIIQMLVFGYAATYEIHHVPTVVLDLDHSQESRDLISRFTSSPYFTVERQLTDSRELGNLVDRGKATVGLQINPGFAQNLRKGQTASLQVLVDATNSNTALIASGYINQIALGFAHDYQQDRLYRISPQITERIPSVELEQRPWYNPDLRSRWFFVPGIIGSLTLVLVVSLTAFAVVREREIGTLEQIMVTPISPLEFMLGKTLPFFLIGLFDVSLIGILGTLWFQVPFRGHVLVLLLGTVLFLLCMLGMGLLISTISSTQQQALVTAFFFIMPAITFSGFGFPISTMPQWMQNLTYLIPLRYFLVVLRGTFLKGSGLDLLWPQMLAMAILGVSLLTMAVLRFHKALD, from the coding sequence ATGTTTGCGCGTCTCAAGCAGTTGCTCATTAAGGAATTCATCCAGGTCTTCCGGGACAAGCGCACGCGCCTTCTGCTCATCGGCCCCCCTATCATCCAGATGCTCGTCTTCGGCTATGCCGCGACCTACGAGATTCATCACGTGCCCACCGTCGTGCTCGATCTCGATCACAGCCAGGAGAGCCGCGATCTCATCTCAAGGTTTACGTCGAGCCCCTACTTCACCGTCGAAAGGCAGCTCACCGATTCTCGCGAGTTAGGCAATCTCGTCGATCGCGGCAAGGCAACAGTCGGGTTACAGATCAACCCCGGATTCGCGCAGAATCTGAGAAAAGGCCAGACCGCCTCTCTGCAAGTCCTTGTCGATGCGACGAACTCGAATACAGCTCTCATCGCGTCGGGCTACATCAATCAGATCGCGCTCGGCTTTGCGCACGATTACCAGCAGGACCGGCTCTATCGCATCTCGCCTCAGATCACGGAGAGGATTCCCTCAGTCGAACTCGAACAGCGCCCCTGGTACAACCCCGATCTGAGGAGCCGTTGGTTTTTTGTACCCGGAATCATTGGCAGCCTGACGCTTGTGCTTGTGGTCAGCCTGACAGCCTTTGCCGTCGTGCGCGAACGCGAGATCGGCACACTGGAACAAATCATGGTCACGCCCATCAGCCCCCTGGAGTTCATGCTGGGCAAGACGCTGCCGTTCTTCCTCATTGGGTTGTTCGATGTCTCTTTGATTGGCATCCTGGGAACGCTCTGGTTCCAGGTGCCATTCCGCGGCCACGTTCTGGTTCTGTTGCTGGGCACAGTTCTGTTCCTGCTTTGCATGCTGGGTATGGGGCTGTTGATCTCGACTATCTCATCAACGCAGCAACAGGCTCTGGTAACGGCTTTCTTTTTCATTATGCCGGCGATAACCTTCTCCGGCTTCGGATTCCCCATCAGCACCATGCCCCAATGGATGCAGAACCTTACCTATCTCATTCCACTGCGCTACTTCCTCGTGGTGCTTCGCGGAACATTCTTGAAGGGCTCCGGTTTAGACCTGCTGTGGCCGCAGATGCTGGCTATGGCCATCCTGGGAGTCAGCCTCCTCACGATGGCGGTGCTTCGCTTCCACAAGGCGCTCGATTAA
- a CDS encoding universal stress protein yields MLEPGSHRWSKPASILVATDLGDVDRLFPFALQQAKQSGARLFLLHVLTATNSIAVDPGGLPYYSPSEAIHYAEKFLASYCAEARQANIDCEVLVREGTPTQQILAAVRQLHIDRVLLGTRSRSKWGKLLLGSVAEQVLRSVSVPVFTVGPEAHQGEAAVDGQETILHATSLSKASRASAALACEVARASRSQLILLHVLTPGGSNHDLAPGAEGYATEGWAKDQLVSLIPSDLACQCACSTRVVTGHIAIEILAHASAVHASLIVLGAVHSSAMGAIAREGTVYRVLAHARCPVLTLREPDQVEETSLNQQGFVLHE; encoded by the coding sequence ATGTTGGAACCTGGCAGCCATCGCTGGAGCAAGCCGGCATCGATCCTCGTCGCAACAGATCTGGGGGACGTTGACCGGCTTTTTCCGTTTGCCCTCCAACAGGCCAAACAATCTGGTGCCCGCCTCTTCCTCCTGCACGTTTTGACAGCAACCAATTCCATCGCCGTCGATCCCGGCGGACTCCCCTATTACAGCCCATCTGAAGCCATCCACTATGCCGAGAAGTTCCTTGCGTCTTATTGCGCCGAGGCGCGGCAGGCCAATATCGATTGCGAAGTGCTGGTCCGCGAGGGCACGCCAACGCAACAGATTCTGGCTGCGGTCCGGCAGCTCCATATAGACCGGGTACTGCTCGGCACGCGGAGCCGAAGCAAGTGGGGGAAACTGCTTCTGGGCTCCGTTGCAGAGCAAGTGCTGCGCTCGGTGTCGGTCCCTGTATTTACCGTGGGGCCAGAGGCTCACCAGGGTGAAGCTGCAGTCGATGGTCAGGAGACCATCCTGCACGCAACGTCACTCAGTAAAGCCTCCCGCGCCAGCGCAGCACTTGCGTGCGAAGTAGCGCGTGCCTCTCGCTCGCAACTCATTCTGCTGCATGTGCTTACGCCGGGCGGTTCAAATCACGACCTCGCTCCTGGCGCAGAGGGGTATGCCACAGAAGGGTGGGCCAAGGATCAACTGGTGTCTCTGATCCCCAGCGATCTCGCCTGCCAGTGCGCATGCTCCACACGAGTTGTCACCGGACATATCGCCATTGAGATTCTTGCGCATGCCTCCGCCGTACATGCCAGCCTCATCGTGCTGGGAGCGGTCCATAGCTCTGCCATGGGGGCGATCGCTCGCGAAGGAACTGTCTATCGCGTGCTGGCGCACGCGCGCTGCCCCGTCCTAACCCTTAGGGAGCCAGACCAGGTGGAGGAAACTTCACTGAATCAACAGGGTTTTGTGTTACATGAATAA
- a CDS encoding Crp/Fnr family transcriptional regulator has protein sequence MNCEHRTLRMFCNLTPEALKDFDGIGIQMSHARGAKLFAEGDAARNVFIMCSGQVKISSTSRDGKTMILKIAGPGDVLGLSAVLANVPYEVTSEAIEPCQVKAIRKQEFVDFLAKHGIASMHAAQSLSSEYLTVFHDAKRLALSGSAAGRLARLLLDWGGSVSCGKPEMRFTLALTHEEIANMAGTSRETVTRLLNQFRRNQFISIKGTALTILKPEELEKLTA, from the coding sequence ATGAATTGCGAGCACCGCACATTGCGGATGTTTTGCAACCTGACTCCAGAGGCGTTGAAGGACTTTGACGGCATTGGTATCCAGATGAGCCATGCCCGCGGAGCCAAGCTCTTTGCCGAGGGCGATGCGGCACGGAATGTCTTCATCATGTGCAGTGGCCAGGTGAAGATTTCTTCTACATCACGCGATGGCAAGACGATGATCCTCAAGATCGCCGGCCCTGGGGATGTTCTGGGACTGAGCGCGGTGTTGGCGAATGTTCCTTATGAAGTGACATCCGAGGCGATTGAACCTTGCCAGGTCAAGGCGATCCGCAAGCAGGAGTTTGTCGATTTTCTGGCGAAACACGGCATCGCCAGCATGCACGCGGCACAGTCGCTTTCCAGCGAATACCTTACCGTCTTCCACGATGCCAAGCGGCTTGCGCTTTCCGGCTCCGCTGCCGGCAGACTGGCGCGTCTTTTGCTGGATTGGGGTGGCTCTGTCTCCTGCGGCAAGCCGGAGATGCGTTTTACCCTTGCCCTGACCCACGAAGAGATCGCCAATATGGCGGGCACTTCCCGGGAGACGGTCACCCGCCTGCTGAATCAGTTCCGACGCAATCAATTTATCAGCATCAAGGGAACTGCACTTACGATTCTCAAGCCGGAAGAGCTGGAAAAGCTAACCGCTTAG
- a CDS encoding Crp/Fnr family transcriptional regulator has protein sequence MLSYDRQDNLSALTPRPLTELLACPGQLEQQLGAAAQRRHYAAGELLFAQGTECDGLYLLLTGEFARSAQRREKRLTLGTLHAGDLVELAAVLGDHRHNYTLAASTDAAALVFPMSVLQAAFQEYPPLRMHLLEELGREVSRAYGLVYLPRKTRIRHPGGGR, from the coding sequence ATGCTGAGCTATGATCGACAAGACAACCTGAGCGCCCTGACACCCAGGCCGCTGACGGAACTGCTCGCATGTCCGGGCCAGCTTGAGCAACAGCTAGGCGCTGCCGCACAGCGGCGACACTACGCTGCCGGAGAGTTGCTGTTTGCCCAGGGCACTGAGTGCGACGGGCTTTACCTGCTGCTGACTGGTGAGTTTGCCCGGTCGGCCCAACGGCGGGAGAAACGCCTGACCCTGGGGACCTTGCATGCGGGAGATCTGGTAGAACTGGCAGCCGTACTCGGTGACCACCGGCACAACTACACGCTGGCTGCGTCCACGGACGCTGCGGCCCTCGTCTTCCCGATGAGCGTGCTCCAGGCCGCGTTTCAGGAGTATCCGCCGCTGCGCATGCATCTTCTTGAGGAGCTGGGCCGCGAGGTTTCGCGGGCGTATGGGCTGGTTTACCTGCCGCGGAAGACGAGGATACGTCACCCCGGAGGCGGGCGCTAG
- a CDS encoding universal stress protein, producing the protein MPYTASPEIKTIVVATDLSQTSAAALHYARLLASVYGARVILAHVIDPVSYANLSDVPRQVLEEMTDAAREEMDRLADEFLSAGIPSNSEVRQGVVTHLLLQVIEQYKADLVILGTRGAKGIGPVVVGTVAEQLVRLAPCPVMAVAADVVSTSEAELTGGEILVPIESDAAAGKAISVAQSLAKHIHGGIILVHARTQAEALAKTDPCAATAASVNAAQGTAGVPVRCLVKDGTPADVIASVAAEYRVSMIVVPVKRESRSKSAHGTAYEVITRARTPVFFIPPAVAVAADPAPPEGMVVRC; encoded by the coding sequence ATGCCGTACACGGCGTCTCCTGAGATCAAAACCATTGTTGTAGCGACGGACTTATCCCAAACTTCTGCGGCGGCGCTGCATTATGCGCGGTTGCTGGCGAGCGTCTATGGCGCGCGCGTCATTCTGGCTCACGTGATCGACCCGGTTTCCTATGCGAATCTCTCCGACGTGCCGCGGCAGGTACTGGAGGAGATGACGGACGCGGCGCGGGAAGAGATGGATCGCCTGGCCGATGAGTTTCTGAGTGCGGGCATTCCGAGCAACTCCGAGGTACGGCAGGGCGTGGTGACTCACCTGTTGCTGCAGGTGATCGAACAGTACAAGGCCGATCTGGTGATTTTGGGTACGCGCGGCGCGAAGGGGATTGGCCCGGTAGTGGTGGGAACGGTTGCGGAGCAGCTTGTTCGCTTGGCGCCTTGCCCGGTAATGGCAGTGGCCGCGGATGTTGTCAGTACAAGCGAGGCAGAGCTTACCGGGGGTGAAATTCTGGTGCCGATTGAGAGCGACGCAGCAGCGGGAAAGGCGATTTCCGTAGCTCAGTCGCTTGCGAAGCATATTCATGGTGGCATCATCCTGGTGCATGCGCGGACGCAGGCAGAGGCATTGGCCAAGACCGATCCCTGCGCTGCGACCGCAGCCAGCGTGAATGCTGCCCAAGGGACGGCTGGGGTTCCTGTGCGCTGCCTGGTAAAGGATGGGACGCCAGCGGATGTGATTGCCTCGGTCGCTGCGGAGTATCGAGTCTCCATGATTGTGGTGCCCGTCAAGCGGGAGAGTCGCAGCAAGAGTGCGCACGGCACGGCATACGAGGTCATTACGCGAGCGAGGACGCCGGTATTTTTTATTCCTCCTGCGGTGGCGGTTGCGGCGGATCCAGCTCCCCCGGAAGGAATGGTAGTGCGATGCTGA
- a CDS encoding glycoside hydrolase family 3 C-terminal domain-containing protein — protein MSPAIEQRAHAMLGKMTLEEKIDLIGGENDMFIRAMPDAGFPQLKMSDGPMGVRTWGPSTAYAAGIGLAAAWDPELAEKVGVSLGRDARARGVNFLLGPGVNIYRAPMNGRNFEYLGEDPYLSARNAVRYIDGVQSQGVIATVKHYAANNQEFDRHNVSSDVDERTLREIYFPAFEAAVREAHVGAVMNSYNLVNGVHATQNPFLNLQVLRKDWGFQGIVMSDWDATYDAVGAANNGLDLEMPYGKFMNRKNLLPAVHDGKVTTAAIDEKVQRIFATSLRFHFLDRPQLDLSLPLYSQEGRRVALQCAREGITLLKNEGGVLPLSADTIKTIAVLGPDAWPAVSGGGGSSEVTPFESEGIMTGLSNFGHDKVRVLYARGLPTFREILKQTKFDSGVRVEFFDNDQFTGTPRISTEQRIGPSKNAESTPRPTAIRYTASYTPAKSGNYFFLVSGSNSDTYKLTVNDKMWLEQHHREGQAPRWVEIPLQAGKPTSIRLDYIGNSAGRNLNLGIRSADEMISPESRKIAALADAAVVAVGFDTATESEGSDRTFQLPWGQDALIQAVASENKKTIVAITAGGGVDIRTWIDKVPVLLQNWYPGEEGGRAIAEILFGAHNPEGKLPATFDGSWEESPVHDSYYATTGADGIPHVKYSEGLFYGYRYYTSASRKPLFPFGFGLSYTTFSFSGLEVTPASVKAGDEVTVSFDVTNTGRREGAEVAQLYVSDPSATVKRPVMELKGFEKVRLAPGAKQRVTLKLNDRSFSYYDVASHQWKIDPGKFTILVGDSSENTPLKGDLTIGK, from the coding sequence ATGAGTCCGGCCATCGAACAACGGGCTCATGCCATGCTCGGCAAGATGACGCTCGAGGAGAAGATCGATCTCATCGGCGGCGAGAATGACATGTTCATCCGCGCGATGCCTGACGCGGGCTTTCCTCAACTGAAGATGTCCGACGGCCCAATGGGTGTTCGCACCTGGGGCCCCTCCACGGCGTACGCAGCCGGAATCGGACTGGCTGCCGCGTGGGATCCTGAACTTGCGGAAAAGGTCGGCGTTTCGCTGGGAAGAGATGCCCGTGCCCGCGGAGTCAACTTCCTGCTCGGCCCCGGCGTGAACATCTACCGCGCCCCGATGAATGGGCGCAATTTCGAGTATCTCGGCGAGGATCCTTACCTCTCGGCCCGCAACGCTGTCCGCTACATCGACGGCGTGCAAAGCCAGGGCGTGATTGCAACCGTCAAACACTACGCCGCCAATAACCAGGAGTTTGATCGCCACAATGTCAGCTCCGATGTGGACGAGCGTACCTTGCGCGAGATCTATTTCCCCGCCTTTGAAGCTGCGGTTCGCGAGGCTCATGTTGGAGCCGTGATGAACTCCTATAACCTCGTCAACGGCGTGCATGCTACTCAGAATCCGTTCCTCAATCTTCAGGTTCTGCGCAAGGATTGGGGATTTCAAGGCATCGTCATGTCGGACTGGGATGCGACCTATGACGCGGTGGGCGCCGCGAACAATGGACTCGATCTCGAGATGCCCTATGGCAAGTTCATGAACCGCAAGAACCTGCTGCCTGCCGTCCACGATGGCAAGGTAACCACGGCAGCGATCGATGAGAAAGTACAGCGCATCTTCGCGACCTCTCTCCGCTTTCACTTTCTCGATCGTCCGCAACTGGATCTGAGTCTCCCCCTCTATAGCCAGGAGGGACGTCGAGTGGCCCTTCAGTGTGCCCGCGAGGGGATCACGCTCTTGAAGAATGAAGGCGGAGTGCTTCCCCTGAGCGCAGATACCATCAAGACAATTGCCGTGCTTGGCCCGGATGCGTGGCCGGCTGTCAGTGGTGGAGGCGGCAGTTCCGAAGTGACGCCATTTGAGTCGGAAGGCATCATGACGGGACTCAGCAACTTTGGCCACGACAAGGTGAGAGTGCTCTACGCCCGTGGCCTGCCAACCTTCCGCGAGATTCTAAAGCAGACAAAGTTCGACAGCGGCGTACGGGTGGAGTTCTTCGACAATGACCAGTTCACCGGCACGCCAAGGATAAGTACGGAACAGCGCATCGGCCCCTCGAAAAACGCCGAATCGACTCCGCGGCCAACCGCCATCCGCTACACCGCAAGCTATACTCCGGCCAAAAGCGGTAACTATTTCTTCCTGGTCTCCGGGTCGAACTCTGACACCTACAAATTGACCGTCAATGACAAGATGTGGCTGGAGCAGCACCATAGGGAGGGCCAGGCCCCGCGATGGGTCGAGATACCGCTCCAGGCCGGCAAGCCCACTTCCATCCGGCTGGACTATATCGGCAACTCCGCCGGTCGCAACCTCAACCTCGGCATACGCTCCGCCGACGAGATGATTTCGCCCGAGAGCAGGAAGATCGCGGCTCTCGCCGATGCTGCGGTCGTTGCCGTGGGTTTTGACACCGCAACTGAAAGCGAAGGCTCCGATCGTACCTTCCAACTGCCCTGGGGACAGGACGCATTGATCCAGGCCGTTGCGTCGGAGAACAAGAAGACGATCGTCGCCATCACCGCCGGCGGAGGGGTAGACATACGGACATGGATCGACAAGGTTCCCGTCCTCCTCCAAAACTGGTATCCCGGAGAGGAGGGCGGAAGGGCCATAGCGGAGATTCTCTTTGGCGCGCACAATCCTGAAGGCAAGCTGCCCGCCACCTTCGACGGCTCCTGGGAGGAGAGTCCGGTCCACGACAGCTACTACGCCACAACCGGCGCGGACGGAATCCCTCACGTGAAGTACAGCGAAGGCCTCTTCTATGGCTACCGTTACTACACGTCCGCCAGCAGGAAGCCCCTCTTTCCCTTCGGGTTTGGCCTCTCTTACACGACCTTCAGCTTCTCCGGTCTTGAAGTCACTCCTGCCAGCGTCAAGGCCGGCGACGAAGTGACCGTCTCCTTCGACGTCACGAATACCGGCCGTCGCGAGGGGGCGGAGGTAGCGCAACTCTATGTGAGCGATCCCTCGGCAACTGTCAAGCGTCCGGTCATGGAGTTGAAGGGATTCGAGAAGGTTCGCCTGGCGCCCGGTGCGAAGCAGCGCGTCACGCTGAAGCTGAACGACCGCTCTTTCTCGTACTACGATGTTGCCTCCCATCAGTGGAAGATCGATCCGGGCAAGTTCACCATCCTGGTTGGCGACTCTTCCGAAAACACTCCGCTTAAGGGCGATCTCACCATCGGCAAATAA
- a CDS encoding DUF5996 family protein, whose translation MSTSQSPQQKWPSLRWDEWKDTADTLHMWTQIVGKVRLALNPLRNHWWNVPFYVSARGLTTGGIPYNGSVFDVEFDFVAHELVTRMGDGQVIARPLRAQSVAAFYAEFLETLKVLGIEVSIYEKPVEISNPIPFPQDVQHASYDPEYAHRFWQILVRSQAIFSKFETAFLGKASPVHFFWGSFDLAVTRFSGRPAPPRKDADSITREAYSHEVISVGFWPGNGGYGAAAFYAYAAPEPAGLSQHAIQPAKAFYDNNLKEFILKYDDVCSSSTPDEDVMQFIESVYDAASTLAGWDRHSLERAPAAAV comes from the coding sequence ATGTCGACATCGCAATCGCCACAACAGAAATGGCCCTCTCTTCGCTGGGATGAGTGGAAGGACACCGCTGACACACTCCATATGTGGACACAGATCGTCGGAAAGGTTCGGCTGGCGCTCAACCCGCTCCGCAATCATTGGTGGAATGTTCCCTTTTACGTCAGCGCAAGAGGCCTGACCACCGGGGGCATTCCCTACAATGGCTCCGTGTTCGATGTCGAGTTCGACTTTGTTGCACACGAGCTCGTCACCCGCATGGGCGATGGCCAGGTGATTGCCCGTCCACTGCGGGCGCAGTCTGTCGCGGCGTTCTATGCCGAGTTTCTGGAGACATTGAAGGTGCTCGGAATCGAGGTATCCATCTATGAAAAGCCGGTGGAGATCAGCAACCCGATTCCCTTCCCGCAAGACGTCCAGCACGCAAGCTATGATCCCGAATACGCTCACCGCTTCTGGCAGATCCTCGTGCGATCCCAGGCGATCTTCTCGAAGTTCGAGACTGCGTTTCTGGGCAAGGCAAGCCCGGTCCATTTCTTCTGGGGCAGCTTCGATCTGGCGGTGACGCGCTTCTCCGGCAGGCCAGCACCGCCCCGCAAGGACGCGGACAGCATCACCCGTGAAGCCTACTCCCACGAAGTGATAAGTGTAGGATTCTGGCCGGGCAACGGAGGTTATGGAGCCGCGGCTTTTTATGCCTATGCCGCTCCGGAACCCGCCGGACTCAGCCAGCACGCCATCCAGCCGGCAAAGGCCTTCTATGATAACAACCTGAAAGAATTCATCCTCAAGTACGACGACGTATGCTCCTCCTCCACGCCAGATGAGGATGTCATGCAGTTTATTGAGAGCGTCTACGATGCCGCATCAACACTCGCAGGATGGGATCGCCACTCGCTGGAGAGGGCTCCGGCCGCTGCAGTCTAG
- a CDS encoding Ku protein, with protein MASTVWKGYITFGLISVPVRLFAAARETHISFNQIHEVCGTRIKQQLYCPHCERVVERSELAKGYPVDKDTYVLVSDEELKGLQAESSEAMEILQFVKLDDIDPIYFETSYYSVAEEPGRRAYALLMQGMERLQVAAIAKLTMHQREQVVLIRPYHKGLVLHTLYYASEVREVSEFGKDEDLNLQPQEVQLAEQFMKQLTGHFQPEQFKDEYESRVEKLVESKGAGQLAAPAQTQHRRLAPVINLMDALKKSIEARQMEEPKVQGEKKPPKKVAVEESRAERKSAPQRKRKAG; from the coding sequence ATGGCATCGACTGTGTGGAAGGGATATATTACGTTTGGCCTGATTTCCGTCCCTGTGCGCCTGTTTGCAGCGGCGCGGGAGACGCATATCAGCTTCAATCAGATCCACGAAGTCTGCGGGACGCGCATCAAGCAGCAGCTTTATTGTCCCCACTGCGAGCGGGTTGTGGAGCGGAGCGAGCTGGCCAAGGGCTACCCGGTAGACAAGGACACCTATGTTCTCGTCTCCGACGAGGAGCTGAAGGGGCTCCAGGCAGAGTCGTCCGAGGCGATGGAGATCCTGCAATTCGTCAAGCTGGACGATATCGACCCCATCTATTTCGAAACCTCTTACTACAGCGTTGCGGAAGAACCGGGACGCCGTGCCTATGCCCTGTTGATGCAGGGCATGGAGCGGCTCCAGGTGGCTGCCATTGCCAAGCTGACGATGCACCAGCGCGAGCAGGTGGTGTTGATCCGTCCTTACCACAAGGGGCTCGTCCTGCACACGCTCTACTATGCCTCTGAAGTACGAGAGGTGAGCGAATTCGGAAAGGATGAAGACCTTAATCTGCAGCCGCAGGAGGTACAACTGGCGGAGCAGTTCATGAAGCAGCTCACAGGCCACTTTCAGCCGGAGCAATTCAAGGACGAGTATGAATCCCGCGTAGAGAAGCTGGTGGAGAGCAAGGGAGCCGGCCAGTTGGCCGCACCTGCGCAGACGCAGCATCGCCGGCTGGCTCCGGTGATCAACCTGATGGATGCTCTGAAGAAGAGCATCGAGGCTCGCCAGATGGAAGAGCCGAAGGTGCAGGGAGAGAAGAAGCCGCCGAAGAAAGTGGCGGTCGAGGAATCCCGCGCCGAGCGGAAGTCCGCTCCGCAGCGGAAACGCAAGGCAGGCTGA
- the larB gene encoding nickel pincer cofactor biosynthesis protein LarB, producing the protein MTTRETLLALLQEVRSGIVDPSEALGQLSHLPFEDVGFAKIDHHRSLRIGLPEVIYAAGKTAEQVAEIFFRMARKGGDVLATRADAAAFDAVRELVPGAKYHEVPRIITLRQQSVRQLPGNIAVLCAGTSDLPVAEEAAITAEAMGASVDRVYDVGVAGLHRLLSQHEVLGRAKAVIVCAGMEGALPSVVGGLVGAPVIAVPTSVGYGAAFGGVAALLGMLNSCAPNVTVVNIDNGFGAAYVASMILRQSAVAADDPSNSEGRGVQSELAK; encoded by the coding sequence ATGACGACGCGGGAGACATTGCTGGCGTTGCTGCAAGAGGTACGCAGCGGAATCGTCGATCCGAGCGAAGCATTGGGGCAACTCTCGCATCTCCCTTTTGAGGACGTGGGATTTGCGAAGATCGATCACCATCGCAGCCTGCGCATTGGCCTGCCGGAGGTGATCTACGCCGCGGGCAAGACGGCGGAGCAGGTGGCGGAGATCTTCTTCCGCATGGCGCGCAAGGGCGGAGATGTGCTGGCGACACGCGCGGATGCTGCGGCCTTCGATGCGGTGCGCGAGCTGGTGCCTGGGGCAAAGTATCACGAGGTTCCACGCATCATCACGTTGCGTCAGCAATCGGTGCGACAACTGCCCGGAAACATCGCCGTTCTCTGTGCGGGTACCAGCGATCTTCCCGTAGCGGAGGAGGCTGCGATCACGGCGGAGGCGATGGGCGCCTCGGTCGATCGCGTCTATGACGTCGGAGTCGCGGGGCTGCATCGATTGCTGTCGCAGCATGAGGTGTTGGGCCGCGCCAAGGCGGTGATCGTCTGTGCCGGTATGGAGGGCGCGCTGCCGAGCGTCGTAGGTGGCCTGGTTGGCGCACCGGTGATTGCTGTGCCGACGAGCGTTGGCTATGGCGCCGCATTTGGCGGGGTGGCCGCGCTGCTTGGCATGTTGAATTCCTGCGCTCCGAATGTGACTGTGGTGAATATCGACAATGGCTTTGGCGCTGCGTATGTTGCGAGCATGATTCTGCGCCAGAGCGCCGTTGCCGCCGATGATCCGAGCAACTCCGAGGGCCGCGGAGTTCAATCCGAGCTGGCCAAATAA
- the larC gene encoding nickel pincer cofactor biosynthesis protein LarC, protein MKTAYIECFAGISGDMLLGALVDAGVSPAMLEQTAAALGLGATLRVARVNRSGIQATKVDVLVGGELAEDAGSHEHSQKRLHDHAHEHGHEHAHDHQHSHDHEHADHPHELADPEAGNAHSHEHSRNLPEILKIIEKAEISSKARLLASDAFRLLGEAEARIHGVPVEKIHFHEVGAVDAIVDIVCNAVGLDALGVERWICSPLNVGSGWVDCAHGRFPVPAPATAELLRGAPTYSSGIPMELVTPTGAALLRALGCDFAEQPRMRTESIGYGAGHRNPERFPNVVRLSIGQSQDAPVLMPRETVAVLECAIDDQSPQVLAHCMQLALERGALDVMSTPVTMKKGRLGTLLTLLVAPERSAEFGELLLRETSTLGYRVREESRVCLDRAWTEVETAYGRVRIKRGAFAGVDYNFAPEYEDCRLLAEERGVPVKVVLQAAIAAAALQAAPSTEAGAIR, encoded by the coding sequence ATGAAGACTGCGTATATCGAATGTTTTGCGGGAATAAGTGGCGATATGCTGCTGGGCGCGCTGGTGGATGCAGGGGTTTCTCCCGCGATGCTGGAGCAGACTGCAGCGGCGCTGGGATTGGGTGCGACGCTTCGCGTTGCGCGTGTCAACCGCAGCGGCATCCAGGCCACGAAGGTGGACGTGCTGGTGGGCGGGGAGCTGGCGGAAGATGCAGGCTCACATGAGCATTCTCAGAAGCGCCTGCATGACCACGCGCATGAGCACGGGCACGAGCATGCGCACGACCACCAACATAGCCATGACCACGAACATGCGGATCACCCGCACGAGCTTGCCGATCCAGAGGCTGGAAATGCCCATTCGCATGAGCACAGCCGCAATCTTCCGGAGATTCTGAAGATCATCGAAAAAGCGGAGATCTCTTCGAAGGCGCGGCTACTGGCCAGCGATGCCTTTCGCCTCCTGGGTGAGGCAGAGGCGCGGATTCACGGCGTGCCTGTGGAGAAGATTCACTTCCACGAGGTTGGCGCGGTGGATGCGATTGTGGACATCGTCTGCAATGCGGTTGGGTTGGATGCGCTGGGCGTTGAGCGATGGATTTGTTCTCCCCTCAATGTGGGTAGTGGCTGGGTCGATTGCGCGCATGGGCGTTTTCCTGTTCCCGCGCCGGCGACGGCGGAGTTGCTGCGAGGCGCTCCGACCTACTCCTCCGGCATCCCGATGGAACTGGTGACCCCCACCGGAGCGGCTTTGCTGCGAGCGCTGGGCTGCGATTTCGCGGAGCAGCCCCGCATGCGAACGGAGTCGATCGGGTACGGAGCGGGCCATCGCAATCCTGAACGATTTCCCAACGTCGTGCGCCTCAGCATCGGGCAGTCGCAGGATGCTCCTGTGTTGATGCCCCGTGAGACGGTGGCCGTGCTGGAGTGCGCCATCGACGACCAGAGTCCGCAGGTGCTGGCGCATTGCATGCAGCTTGCGCTGGAGCGTGGCGCGCTGGATGTGATGTCCACCCCGGTGACGATGAAGAAGGGGCGCCTGGGAACGCTGCTCACGCTGTTGGTGGCCCCGGAGCGGAGCGCGGAGTTTGGCGAGCTGTTGCTGCGCGAGACCAGCACCCTTGGCTATCGCGTGCGCGAAGAATCGCGGGTATGCCTGGACCGTGCCTGGACCGAGGTGGAGACAGCCTACGGGCGCGTTCGTATCAAGAGAGGAGCCTTTGCGGGCGTGGACTATAACTTTGCACCGGAGTATGAAGACTGCCGTCTGCTGGCCGAAGAGCGCGGCGTGCCGGTGAAGGTGGTGTTGCAGGCCGCTATAGCAGCGGCTGCTCTGCAAGCGGCGCCTTCGACAGAGGCAGGAGCCATCCGATGA